In the genome of Paenibacillus sp. GP183, the window GAATATTGATATGGTCTTCAAGCACATCAAGCTTCTCAGCGATTTCCATAGTCCCCAGGACTTGACTGCCTGAGACTATCGGTGTTCGAACAACTAAAATGTTTCCAACACTTTTTCGATAGAGCTCCGACTGATCGGAGGTTACAGGCTCGGGAGCGATCTGCAGGATTTCATTATCATTATCAATGGTTTGAAGGATTTTACCATGGGGATCCAATAAACGGATCATGCCTTGATCAGGCAAATATATTTGCAATAAATCGGTATTTTTCCCTTGTAAAATATCAGTGGGCTGCGCCTTATCAAGCAGGGTATGCGCTCTATGGAGCAGAAGATCTCGCTCGTTGTCCGTTGTAATCCGCAGAAAAGCGTAATATACTGTCAGGTTCACTGCGAGCAGAATGCCTACCAGCCACAAAGTTGTCAGCAAAGCGATTTTACGCTTGATGCTCATTTCAAGCTCTCCTTCATACTGTATCCAACCCCGCGGTAGGTTTGAATCAGCTGATTAGGAAACGGATAATCAATTTTCTTGCGCAAATAACGAATATACACATCCACTACATGAGTGTCACCGACAAATTCATAGCCCCAAACGTGATTAATAATTTGATCCCTGGTCAAAACAAGATTGCGGTTCTCCAGCAAATAGTGAAGCAGCTCAAACTCCGTTCGAGTGAGATCAATAGGTGTTTTCCCCCGAAAAACCTCTCTTGTTTGCGGATTGACGGTTAAATCACCCATACTGAGAATTGGAGCAGACCCGTTAGGTTTGATCTGTTCATCCTCCAGCTTCCTGATGCGCAAACAATTGCGGATTCGTGCAAGCAATTCTTCGATTTCAAAAGGCTTCGTAATGTAATCATTGGCACCTTGATCCAGGCCGCTGACTTTATCCGGGGTGGCATCACGAGCGGTCAGTAAAATCACGGGTGTACGCTCATCCGTTTGGCGCAAACGACGCAATACCTCCGTTCCATTAAGCTCCGGAAGCATAATATCGAGCAGGATGATGTCCCAGCCGCCGGATAATGCCATTTCCAGACCTTCTCTGCCAGAGGCTGCCCGACCCACTTCATAGCCTTCATAACGAAGCTCCATCTCCAAGAGGCGCGCTATATTATCTTCATCTTCAATAATTAGAACTTTCGCAATCATGTATGTAAATCCTTTCCTTTTCTATTTCTTCACATTATAGTCTATCCAAATGAGAATACAGTGAGAAATGTTTTGACAAACCGTATAAATAACATATACAATAACCTTCGTACTTAATTGATAATAATAATCATTATCTATGCAGAGGGTGTAGAACTTGATATGAAGAAAGTCATTTCTATATGGTTTACTTGTATGCTGATATATATTTGGATTCAACCAGGCGCTGTCATGGCCTCAGTGAAAGCAAACCCGGATTTTCAAGCAGCTAATCAATTCGTGCTGACCGCTCTGCAAAAAGCTGAACAAGGTGATAATAAGTCAGCATTGGAGCAGTTTAAAAATTTCCAATCGAAATGGTACGAGGTGGAGGATGGCGTGAAGAAGCAATCCACCGCGGCTTACAAAGAAATTGAAGATTTGATGGGTCAAGTGCAATTTGCTTTTGCCAAGCAGCCGCTGGATGCAAGTATGGTGAAAGAAAGCCTTCACCAGCTTGCCCAACTTAATGAATCAATAATAAACGGGACCTTCGTTTCCAAAGCATCATCATCCAAGAACGGCCGCACTGTCACCCTTGCTGATTTAACCGCTTTATTGGAAGATGCGCTTGTAAAATTGGACGCATCTGACGTGACAGGAGCCAAGCAAAACATAGAGCGTTTCAGGCAATCCTGGCTTGAGGTTGAAGGCCTGATTTTGTCTCAATCGGATCAAGTGTATAAAAGCACTGAAAAAAATATGGTGACCTCCTATGCCGCACTGGCCTCCACTACTCCTGATTTGGAATCAGCGAAACAAATTATCCGGCAAATGAGCCAGGACCTTACACCGCTTGCGAAAAAAACCAGCTATACCCTCTTTGACGCCTCCGCCATTTTACTGCGCGAAGGTCTTGAAGCGCTTCTCATCATCGTGGCTTTACTAGGCTTCCTTAAAAAGAGCGGGAATGAACAGAAAAAGCCATGGATTTGGTACGGAGTCGGATCGGGACTAGGCATCAGTATCATTCTCGGTGTTATCGTTCAAGTATTATTCAGTGCCGGAGCTTTTGGTAAAAATAACTTTTTGATCACGGGTTGGACCGGATTGTTTGCGGCTTCCATGCTGTTTTATATGAGCTATTGGCTGCACAGCAAGTCCAGTATGCATGTATGGCAATCCTACATCCAGAACAAGGGCAATCAAGCCCTTGCCAAAGGAAGCCTGTGGTCCTTGGCTGTTCTTGCTTTTCTGGCTGTTTTTCGAGAAGGAACGGAAACGGTACTCTTTTTTATCGGGATGGCCTCTTCGATCACCCTGGTTACTCTGCTTTCCGGTATTGCTTTGGGCATCCTTATTCTGGCTGTTCTTGCTTTCCTCATTTTCTATTTGGGAATGAGAATTCCCATGCGTCCGTTTTTCCTGGTTTCCAGTGTTCTCGTATTTTATCTTTGCTTTAAATTTACCGGGATGGGCGTTCATGGTTTGCAGCTTGCAGGTTTATTACCCGCTACCAACCTCAACGTGCCAAGTTTTACATCGATTGCTGTTTATCCGACTCTGGAAAGCTTCATCCCCCAGGTTCTCTTGCTAGCTATAGCCATTACAGTTGTCATCTGGAACTTCATAAAAGGCAGGCGCATTCATAAGCGATTAATAAAATCATAATACTTATACGGAGGTTCTGGAAAATGAAAAGATTTATGATGGTGATTCTTGCAGTCACCGTTTTCTCCCTGATTCTTGCGGCTTGCAGCTCTTCCAAAGGCACCAGCACAGCCGATGGGGCTAAAGCCATGCAATCGACTCTTATCGATTTGCAAAAACAGATTGACGCTAAAGATGAGGGTAAAGTTAAGGATGACGCCAAGAAGCTGGAAGATTCATGGGTGACCTTTGAAGATAATGTTAAAACCAAATCTCCTGAGCTCTATGCAAAAGTGGAAGCGCCGCTTGGCATCATTCAGGCGGGAGCCAAAGCTTCTCCCCTCGATACGGCAACACTTACTTCTGCTGTCAAAGAATTGAACACCGTCTTGAATGAATTAGCCAAATAACGGCTTTTGCTTTACCTGCGCAGCCGCAAATTTGGAGTGAACCATAATCGATAGCTGAGCAGACTTAACAGGATACTTGTAATGGCCGCGGAGCTTGTAAAGGCAAACATGATGAGAATCTGGTATCGAACGGCTTCGACCGGATTGGCCCCTGCTATAATCATCCCGGTCATTATTCCGGGAAGTTGAACGAGCCCTACGGTTTTCATCCCATCAATGGTAGGGATCATACTGGATTTAACCGATCTTTTAAGCGAGTCCTGAATCGCTTGTCGGGCTGTAGCTCCAAGCGACAATAACGTTTCAATTTCGCCTCGCGATGCCTGAACCTCACGTTTCATTTGATTTAAGAATAAACCGGCTACCACCATCGCATTGCCAATCGTCATCCCGCTTATAGGAATGATGTATTGCGGAGTGGCTTTGACGATTTGAAGTCCCAGCAAAAGCCCCATCATTAAAAGCTCAGTTGCAGAGATGGCGATAACTATCCTCCATTTGATCCCGCGCAGGCCGCTGCCTCGTTTTCCCGCGTTCCAGGACGCAACACTAATCATGACCGTCAGGATCAGGAGGATGAACAGGGGATGGCTGCTGTTGAAAATGAACTGCAGCACATAGCCTACCAACAGCAGTTGCAAGGCAGAACGAACCGTCCCTACAGCTATATCACGTTCCAACCCCAGCTTCTGCCACAAAGAGACCAGCATCGTAATCATAATAAATACAAGAGTTAAACTCAGAGCTAATATTGACATGTTCAAACCCCTTTTGATGGCAATTGTAGAAAGCTTCGCGCCATATCCGTTGCCGGCTGCTGGAAAAATTCAGTGGTTGGCGAATCCTCCAGCAAGGTTCCATTACCCATAAACCAAATCCTCTGGCTCACGGAATGGGCTTGTTCCAGATTATGTGTTACCCAGATCAGCGTCGTTCCCTCTTCCCTGTGCCAGTTCAGCAGCAATTGCTCCACCAGCTTCATACTGTGCATATCCAGTGAGGCTGTAATCTCGTCCAAAAGAAGAACTTCCGGACGCAGCAATAAAGAGCGTATTAAGGATATTCTCTGCTTTTCCCCTCCGGACAAATCCGCAGCACTCTTACCAAGCTGAAGATGTTCGAGATCCAGCTGCTTCAATAATTGGCTCATAAGCTGATGGTCATGAGGTTTTTTATGTAAATAGCTCACTATCTTCAAATTATCTTCTATAGTTCCAGAAAGCATAACGGCTTGCTGCGCCACATAGCAGACCTTCATGCGCCAGCTTCTTTGGTCCATGCTTCTGAATGATACTTGTTGCAGTAAGATATCCCCTTCGTCAGGCTCATCCAACAAGGAAAGAATCCGCAGCAGTGTACTTTTTCCTTGCCCGGATGCGCCTAACAGCGCGATAACTGTCGGCTGGGCGATTTGAGCAGAGACCCCCGAGAATAGATATGGCTGAGTCGAACCCTCAAATGTTTTTTTCAAACCTTGGATGTCCAATACTTGCATCAAAATTGTAAGCCTCCTTAAAAGCTTGATCCAACAGGGAAAAATGGCAATTGATCAAGTCAAAATCATTATTGTGACGTTTCGTTTCTGTGAATAAAGTGTAAAAAGAATATATACAGGTCGCATTTCAGTAACCCATCATATCGAAAAAGGAGTGAATCATCATGTCAGGACAAACTCAAACAAGCAACAAACTGTTCATTACAACACTTAGTTTTTCGCTTGGTGCTCTGGCCGCATTATTGTTTGCACCAAAAACCGGAAAAGAATTACGCAGAAATATTGTCGATAAGTATTCTTCACTTGAAGAAAGCACGGTATCCTTGGCTCTACAGGTTAAGGATAAAACGGTGGATCTGAGCCAAAAGGTAAGTGATCGAGCTCAAACCTTGGTCAAACGTGCAGGTGACACATCACAAGATCTTGCAGAGCAGGTCAGTGATAAAGCAACCGAGCTGACACAGATAGCCAGCAGCAAGACGCTGGATTTTGCTCAAAAGGCCAGTGACAAGGCTCTGGATATCGGCCTTCAGGCCAGTGAAAAAGCGCTGGATTTAGGTAAAGACATCAGCGAAAAATCCGATGACCTTGCTTATAAGTCCGGCGCCAAGAAATATTAGGTTAATAATATCATAAATCAAAAGGCTGTCCATTCTCACACTGTGAGTTGGACAGCCTTTTCATTTCAATCGGAGGTTTACATCTGGTTGAAAATGTCGGTTAATACCGGTACGATTTGGGATTTACGGGAAACGACCCCTTTTAAGACGGCCTTGTTATCGACCAAGGTTACGTTATAAGCCTTCTCGACCGCATTGGCGGCACGACCCAGGACTAAAGCAACGGAATCGTTGTTCAGAATATCGGTTACTACGAATACAAACAGGTCCAAGCCTTTAACTGCGATAATCTTGGAAAGAGCTTCTTCCAGTTCCGCCTGCTTAACGAGAACATCCTGTGTGTCCACTGCGTTGACCTGGGCAATTTCTACTTTTGCGTTACCCATAGAAAACTCTTTGGCATCGAGCGAGATTAGCTGACTGATCGTTTTTTCGCTTAGATCGGCTCCTGCTTTCAGCATATCCAATCCATAGCTTTCAGCAAGGACTCCTGCGATTCCAGCCAATTCACGAGCTGCCTCCACATCTTCTTCTGTGCAGGTTGGTGATTTGAACAGCAGGGTATCGGAAATGATTGCTGATAGCATCAGCCCCGCAATTTCCTTCGGGATAGCTGTGCCCTTTTCCTTATATAGCTTATTTAAAATGGTAGCGGTGCAACCAACCGGTTCAGCACGATAGTATAAAGGATGGCTTGTTTCAAAATTTGCAATGCGATGATGATCGATAACTTCCAATACACGAACTTTATCGATATCGGCAGCACTTTGTTGACGCTCATTGTGATCCACCAAAATGACAGAGGCAGCTTCATTGGCAACCGTTTCAACGAGTCGCGGCGCTTCCACATTAAAATGATTTAAAGCAAATAATGTTTCCCCGTTAATTTCGCCTAAACGGACAGCTTCAACATTAAGGCCTAGCTTGGTTTTCAAAGCAGCATACGCAATTGCAGAACAGATTGTGTCAGTATCCGGGTTTTTATGCCCGAAAATCAGCGTTTTTTCCATGAGATAACTCCTTATTCGGTTTACTTGGGTAAGACCCTCTCTAGATTATATCCTTAAATCCTCCGAATTCCAATTCCTTTACAATGATTAATTCAAGCTCGATTTTTTGATCAAATGACAGCGGGCTTCGACAGTATTCTCAGCGATCTTCTTATAAACTATAATTCTATCTGATGAAGAAGGAGCCTCGAAATATGGAAACCATGAATAATAATGAAACCATTCCGCAGCTTCCCAAACCGTCCAAGCTTACTATGAAAATCCTTAACACTCGCATCGATCAGATCCAGGAAGACTATGACTTGCTGATTCAGAGAGTGAACGAATTGGAACAGCATCTAAAGAATTATGGCCATATTCAAAGTCTCACAGCTGCGGCCTCCGAAACGTCAATGGATATTAAACAACCGCCTAATGTCACTGACTCTTGGTCCATTCCCCGTTCTGTTCGACATCCCGCTCCGGTGAAAAAATCGTTCTGGAATAAATTATTTGGTTAGCAGCAACATTTCGACTAACATCAGCACCGTTAAATGAATCGGGTAAAAACCCAGCCATAGCCATCTGGGAATTCGAAGCTTTCCGATCCATCCAAATAAATTAGGCGCATAAGCAATGCAAATAGTCGCAATCACGCTAAAGCTTTCAATCAACCAACCCTTAAGGAAGACAAAAACCAGATTTAATAAAAGATGAAGTGCGACCATTCTATGAAATTTGGTGTAGCGATAAATGCAGACCAGAAGTAATCCGTACATGCCGTAATCGAATTGACCGAATTCCAATAAAATAGCGGATGCAATGAGGATGAGACCGCGCTGCAGATAGCTTTTATAGGTATCCAACCCTATCAATGCAAGCAGGCTGATTAAAAGCGTACCTACCGCATTGATGCCTTTTATATCTAATGCGATCATAAAAGGGTATTGGGACAAGATGCCGATCAGGGTTAATCGAAGCAAATATCTTTTAAGATTTGAGGTTCGCTGATATCCGAGGACTAGCAGATAAGCGTATATCGGAAAAGCCATCCGACCGACAATGCGCCATTCCATTTGATCCGGAAAAAAGGCTTTGCCAATATGGTCCACCAACATCGTGATCATCGCAACTAGCTGCACCGGGACCTCTCCTTTTTAAAAAACATAGATGAGATAAACCGCCGCAGTCCACATAACCACTGCCGATATTTTATTCAAATAGCGAATAAAACTACCTGATTTATCTTTCAATCCAACTAGACGTCCGGCTAACGCTAATGAGAAGAACCAGCACCATGAAACCGTCAAGCATGCTGCTGTAAAAGCAATTTTATATACTCCCTGGTAACTCAAAGAACTGGTGCCAAGAACGCCGATCGTATCCAGTATTGCGTGCGGATTTAACAATGAAATCATTAAGGTATAGCCAACAATCCGGCGAATACTGATAGTTTCAGCTGCTGCCGCGTTGCTGCTGCCTGCATTGACCTTGCTCCGCCAGGTGATGATTCCCATATAGACCAAAAACACAAACCCGCCAATAATCAGCAGGGTCTTCATCCAAACAAATTTCATAACCACCAGCGACACACCAAGTACAGCCAGTAAAATCAATAATGAATCACATAAGCATGCCGTTATCACGATTGGTAAAACCTGAACAAACCTCTGATTCACTGCACCTTGGGTAAAAATATAGAAATTCTGAACACCTAACGGTAAAATCAAGCCAATTGCAAGAATCAATCCATGTAAGTAGGCGACTGCCATCTCTGCTCCTTCATCTGTCCTGGCATTATCCTTTATTGAGGTAATCTCCTCATAAATCGATCAGGTTCCTTAGTAAAACCATATTGCTCATATAATCCATGCGCATCTTTGGTTGCCAAAATAGCGTTCAAATTTCTCAAAGGATCGAACTCAACCAAGTAAGATACCAATTTCTTTCCGAGTCCTTTACCCCTGTATGCTTCGTCAATAAACACATCGCACAACCAGTACGTCGTAGCATAATCCGTTACAACGCGCGCAAAACCAACTTGCCTTGTTCCATCATACATACCAAAACAAAGTGAATTTTCAATAGATCGTTCCATCATCTCACGAGATCGGGTATTAGCCCAGTAGCTTTTGCTCAAAAAACCTTGGATCGTCTCCTTCTGCAGCAAGCTTTTATCCGTGCTTATCGTATATTCACCGTTTTCATTCATAGGGCTCAACCTCCCAAAACTGTGCTAATTTCAGTGAATCTCTGCAAAACTTCTTCCCAATGCAGCTTCATTTCTTCTCTTTCAGCCGCTGAATTCAAATTTTCTTGATGGAAGCTAATTGTGGTCTTACCCGAGCTTGTGGGAATTAGGCGAATCTGGCAGGTTGATGGTCGGGTCCAATTTTCGTTCTGTAATGTCATACGAAGCTGTTCCTTAGGCTTGACTACGCGCATTTCTCCGGAAACCCCTTCCCGGGTTCTGTACTTCTCTCCTTTTTGCAAAGGCAGCGATGACAGATCACCTAACCATATTTGCAATCCTTCTTGCGATAAAATAAGCTGCCATGCCTTCTCCGGAGTTATCGGCAGCGTTCTTCTAACCCCAATTTGAAATCCAGCTGACTTCGTTAACCCAACTGGCTTGTCCATTTTACATCTTCTTCTCCTTCATTTTCCCATGGAATTATCGTAAGATCCGGCCAAAAAGAAATCCATCTCTTCACTTTGATTTCATAGATTTCTTTAGTGATTTGCACCTTGTTGGGACGTATGATTTTAGCGAATATATCATTCGTTCCGAAAGGAGCGTAAACTTTCCATGCATTCTCCACCCGCCTTATACCGATAGCTGTAGCCGAGGTTGGCCAAGTATCAATAGCTTCTTCCAATGATCTATAGGGGTCAATCGCATAACCAAAACGCTGCTCGTACCACAAATGAACCCGTGCTTGGTTCTTGACATCAAGTTTAACATCTAAATCGAAATATAGGTCTCTCACCTGCTCGATAACACGATTTTCTTGCTCAAGGCTAATGTTTTTATCATCGAAATAAACAAAATCATAATCATTAATGCCATATTGTAGCGGCAGTCCCGACAGTTAGTTCCAAACAGTCTGGTTGACACAGCCAGCACCTATATAGTAGTTATCTATATTTAATTGGTGTGCACGATTCAGCAATTCATTCAGAATTGGATTTTTCAGCACAATTTCTATGAGGTTTTCTAATTGGGTTTCACTCATATGATGAGCCTCACAATAAAACTAATTAAATAAGAGGCTGGAATAAGCACTAATTGACCTAGCATTGTCCCTATAAATCGTGAAGTCATCAGTACTACATATATTTTTCCAAGTTGATGGCGGTAATCTTCATTTTTGATGGCTTTATCTGTTATTAATCCTAATTGAGGATCGATAAAGATGGTTAATAATATAGTTGCAATCCCATTGATAATGCCCGAGGACTGAGAAGCTGTAGTGCTGAATTCAGGCAATATATGAGCTGCATATAGAGAAGATAATACACCGACTGTATAAATGGAAGTCACTACAATATTCAAAACTATGAATCTTTTGGGAATGCCCAGAAATCGAAACAAGGAGGGTTTAATCAAATAGTGTTTAGTTTTCTTTAATTGATCAATAGTAACACTAGAGATAAGTTTCGGTAAAGATCCGGCAACCTCCAGCTTGGATATAATTCTTCCAAAAATGCCGACAAAGGTTGGAAATAAGGCAATCGCAATGATAGTTCCTATGGAGGATGCAAGTAATATGAATCTCAAATATCGGATTAATTCAAAGGTCGGATGAATTTTTGCATAATCCACAAATTTAGCCGTCAACGGTGCTTGAATCAAATTCGCCGTTCGTGATATAAGGACAATAATTCCTGTTAATGATAGAGCTACTGCAATCTTATTCATTTTAACACCGGCAAATCTTGCAGAATAAGATAATGTTTCAGCAGTATGAATTATCATGGTCATCACAAACACCACAATCAGACTTTGGGTCATTGAGATTTCATCCCTTTATTTTAGCTGTATGGTTATTAGTTTCGATTTAAAATGGCGAGTTCCTTCCAAGGCTCAATAAAAAGAGCCATCCTTCGCAGATTATATATCCGCGTAGATGGCTCATGTTCCTTATACAAGCTTTGCATCAATAGGGGCTTGTTTCATGTCCCAACTCATCCGCCTGCTGTGCTGCGCGGTTAGCGTCAAGGGAACTGGTCCCTTTCGTGTTTTTGCGGATATTGGCCAGCCCTTCCGAGACGCGCCTTCCATACCCAGGATCTGCCTCGGTGAAATAACCGATCATCTTCTCCTGAATGGTCTGATGGCAGACCTTTAGAGCATTGACCAGATTGTCGATCAGCTCGTCTCGTTCCAAATCCGAGAAGGCACGGTAAGTGTCGCCTGCTTGCTTGAAATCATTGGTCCGTTCAATTTTGGATCGAACAAGCTTGTCATTGTAGGGAGGTTCATGGTCTTTACCCCGCTTTGGCGCTTCCTTTAATCCGTCCAGAGTGGATGGCTCATAATCTATGCTTGGATTTTGGCCTGGCGCAAGATCCACCCGATACTGCATTTCACCGCCGCGTAAATTGGTGGCGACATGCTTCTTTGGAGCGTTCACAGGGAGCTGCTGGTAATTAGTTCCGACCCGGTAACGCTGGGTGTCAGAATATGAAAAGGTGCGTCCCTGCAGCAGTTTATCGTCGGAGAAATCCAATCCGTCGACAAGCACCCCGGTTCCGAAAGCTGCCTGTTCTACTTCTGCGAAATAGTTTTGCGGATTTTTGTTCAAAACCATCTTGCCCACTGGAAGGAAAGGGAACTGCTCTTTGGGCCACAGCTTAGTCGGGTCAAGAGGATCAAAGTCGAGTTCGGGGTGCTCGTCGTCACTCATAATTTGCACACAGAGCTCCCACTCGGGATAATCTCCGCGCTCAATAGCTTCGAATAGATCTTGTGTAGCATGAGCTGTGTTGTTGGCTTGAATTTTTTCCGCTTCTTTTTGCAACAGATTCTTGATTTCTAATTTCAGCGGTTCCCAATGGTACTTGACGAGTACGGCTTGACCGTCTTTGTTCACCCATTTATAGGTATTGACACCTGAGCCTTGCATGTGCCGATAATTTGCCGGGATGCCCCATGGGGAGAACAGGAAGGTTGCCATATGAGTCGCTTCCGGCGACCCGGAGAAAAAGTCGAACATGCGCTCCGGATTCTGCACATTGTTAACCGGATTGGCTCGGAAAGAATGTACCATATCTGGAAACTTCATAGGGTCGCGGATAAAGAAAATTTTCAGGTTGTTGCCGACCAAGTCCCAGTTGCCGTCTTCAGTATAAAACTTGACGGCAAAGCCGCGCGGATCACGGAACGTTTCAGGGGAGTTGCCGCCAAACACAACCGTGGAAAAACGGACGAATACGGGGGTTTTTTTGCCCGACTCCTGAAATAATTTGGCTCGCGTATACTTGGCGACCGGCTCATCGCCAACTTTGCCGTAAGCTTCGAAATATCCATGAGCACCGGCGCCTCTTGCATGCACAATACGTTCCGGAATACGCTCACGGTCGAAGTGGGTGATTTTTTCGAAAAAATTATAATTCTCAAGGGTTACTGGACCTCGCCTGCCAACTGTC includes:
- a CDS encoding lipid II flippase Amj family protein, giving the protein MTQSLIVVFVMTMIIHTAETLSYSARFAGVKMNKIAVALSLTGIIVLISRTANLIQAPLTAKFVDYAKIHPTFELIRYLRFILLASSIGTIIAIALFPTFVGIFGRIISKLEVAGSLPKLISSVTIDQLKKTKHYLIKPSLFRFLGIPKRFIVLNIVVTSIYTVGVLSSLYAAHILPEFSTTASQSSGIINGIATILLTIFIDPQLGLITDKAIKNEDYRHQLGKIYVVLMTSRFIGTMLGQLVLIPASYLISFIVRLII
- a CDS encoding TraX family protein, with the translated sequence MQLVAMITMLVDHIGKAFFPDQMEWRIVGRMAFPIYAYLLVLGYQRTSNLKRYLLRLTLIGILSQYPFMIALDIKGINAVGTLLISLLALIGLDTYKSYLQRGLILIASAILLEFGQFDYGMYGLLLVCIYRYTKFHRMVALHLLLNLVFVFLKGWLIESFSVIATICIAYAPNLFGWIGKLRIPRWLWLGFYPIHLTVLMLVEMLLLTK
- a CDS encoding FTR1 family protein; its protein translation is MKKVISIWFTCMLIYIWIQPGAVMASVKANPDFQAANQFVLTALQKAEQGDNKSALEQFKNFQSKWYEVEDGVKKQSTAAYKEIEDLMGQVQFAFAKQPLDASMVKESLHQLAQLNESIINGTFVSKASSSKNGRTVTLADLTALLEDALVKLDASDVTGAKQNIERFRQSWLEVEGLILSQSDQVYKSTEKNMVTSYAALASTTPDLESAKQIIRQMSQDLTPLAKKTSYTLFDASAILLREGLEALLIIVALLGFLKKSGNEQKKPWIWYGVGSGLGISIILGVIVQVLFSAGAFGKNNFLITGWTGLFAASMLFYMSYWLHSKSSMHVWQSYIQNKGNQALAKGSLWSLAVLAFLAVFREGTETVLFFIGMASSITLVTLLSGIALGILILAVLAFLIFYLGMRIPMRPFFLVSSVLVFYLCFKFTGMGVHGLQLAGLLPATNLNVPSFTSIAVYPTLESFIPQVLLLAIAITVVIWNFIKGRRIHKRLIKS
- a CDS encoding SRPBCC domain-containing protein; amino-acid sequence: MDKPVGLTKSAGFQIGVRRTLPITPEKAWQLILSQEGLQIWLGDLSSLPLQKGEKYRTREGVSGEMRVVKPKEQLRMTLQNENWTRPSTCQIRLIPTSSGKTTISFHQENLNSAAEREEMKLHWEEVLQRFTEISTVLGG
- a CDS encoding LysE family transporter, with amino-acid sequence MAVAYLHGLILAIGLILPLGVQNFYIFTQGAVNQRFVQVLPIVITACLCDSLLILLAVLGVSLVVMKFVWMKTLLIIGGFVFLVYMGIITWRSKVNAGSSNAAAAETISIRRIVGYTLMISLLNPHAILDTIGVLGTSSLSYQGVYKIAFTAACLTVSWCWFFSLALAGRLVGLKDKSGSFIRYLNKISAVVMWTAAVYLIYVF
- a CDS encoding ATP-binding cassette domain-containing protein codes for the protein MQVLDIQGLKKTFEGSTQPYLFSGVSAQIAQPTVIALLGASGQGKSTLLRILSLLDEPDEGDILLQQVSFRSMDQRSWRMKVCYVAQQAVMLSGTIEDNLKIVSYLHKKPHDHQLMSQLLKQLDLEHLQLGKSAADLSGGEKQRISLIRSLLLRPEVLLLDEITASLDMHSMKLVEQLLLNWHREEGTTLIWVTHNLEQAHSVSQRIWFMGNGTLLEDSPTTEFFQQPATDMARSFLQLPSKGV
- a CDS encoding manganese-dependent inorganic pyrophosphatase, which produces MEKTLIFGHKNPDTDTICSAIAYAALKTKLGLNVEAVRLGEINGETLFALNHFNVEAPRLVETVANEAASVILVDHNERQQSAADIDKVRVLEVIDHHRIANFETSHPLYYRAEPVGCTATILNKLYKEKGTAIPKEIAGLMLSAIISDTLLFKSPTCTEEDVEAARELAGIAGVLAESYGLDMLKAGADLSEKTISQLISLDAKEFSMGNAKVEIAQVNAVDTQDVLVKQAELEEALSKIIAVKGLDLFVFVVTDILNNDSVALVLGRAANAVEKAYNVTLVDNKAVLKGVVSRKSQIVPVLTDIFNQM
- a CDS encoding nucleotidyltransferase family protein, producing MSGLPLQYGINDYDFVYFDDKNISLEQENRVIEQVRDLYFDLDVKLDVKNQARVHLWYEQRFGYAIDPYRSLEEAIDTWPTSATAIGIRRVENAWKVYAPFGTNDIFAKIIRPNKVQITKEIYEIKVKRWISFWPDLTIIPWENEGEEDVKWTSQLG
- a CDS encoding GNAT family N-acetyltransferase, whose amino-acid sequence is MNENGEYTISTDKSLLQKETIQGFLSKSYWANTRSREMMERSIENSLCFGMYDGTRQVGFARVVTDYATTYWLCDVFIDEAYRGKGLGKKLVSYLVEFDPLRNLNAILATKDAHGLYEQYGFTKEPDRFMRRLPQ
- a CDS encoding response regulator transcription factor, giving the protein MIAKVLIIEDEDNIARLLEMELRYEGYEVGRAASGREGLEMALSGGWDIILLDIMLPELNGTEVLRRLRQTDERTPVILLTARDATPDKVSGLDQGANDYITKPFEIEELLARIRNCLRIRKLEDEQIKPNGSAPILSMGDLTVNPQTREVFRGKTPIDLTRTEFELLHYLLENRNLVLTRDQIINHVWGYEFVGDTHVVDVYIRYLRKKIDYPFPNQLIQTYRGVGYSMKESLK
- the fetB gene encoding iron export ABC transporter permease subunit FetB — translated: MSILALSLTLVFIMITMLVSLWQKLGLERDIAVGTVRSALQLLLVGYVLQFIFNSSHPLFILLILTVMISVASWNAGKRGSGLRGIKWRIVIAISATELLMMGLLLGLQIVKATPQYIIPISGMTIGNAMVVAGLFLNQMKREVQASRGEIETLLSLGATARQAIQDSLKRSVKSSMIPTIDGMKTVGLVQLPGIMTGMIIAGANPVEAVRYQILIMFAFTSSAAITSILLSLLSYRLWFTPNLRLRR
- a CDS encoding YtxH domain-containing protein, which produces MSGQTQTSNKLFITTLSFSLGALAALLFAPKTGKELRRNIVDKYSSLEESTVSLALQVKDKTVDLSQKVSDRAQTLVKRAGDTSQDLAEQVSDKATELTQIASSKTLDFAQKASDKALDIGLQASEKALDLGKDISEKSDDLAYKSGAKKY